Below is a window of Deltaproteobacteria bacterium DNA.
TCGGAGCTGGCCACGCATCTGACGGGTCGTCATACCGCGCGTGCACTGTTTCCCTTTTCTTTCAGCGAGTTCCTGGCAGCGTCGGGCGATGAGGCTGCCGAGCGGACGGCGGTGGAGAAAATGGCCTCGCTGGATGCCTATGCAGAGCAGGGAGGCTATCCGGAACCCCTACTCAAGAAGATTGACCGGCGCGACTACCTGCGCACCCTGCTGCAATCCACCCTGTACAAGGACATCGTCAAACGGTTCAAGATCAGGTCGGTTCAAGGGATCGAAGACCTAACTCTGTATCTGATGTCGAACATCGCCCGGGAGTATTCCTTGAATGCCGTCTCCGGGGTGACGAAGTGCCGCAGCGTTCATACCGTCGATAAATATATCCGCTATCTGCATGAAGCCTACCTGGTTTTTTCGATTCCGCGCTTCTCCTTCAAGGTGAAGGAGCAAGCAGGTCGCAACAGGAAAATCTACTGCACCGATAACGGGCTGGCGGCATCGGGGGGCTTCCGTTTCAGTGCGGACCGGGGGGCGCTCTATGAAAATCTCGTGGCTGTTGCTCTGAAAAAAGAGGAGATCGCCGGTCGGATTTCCCTGTTCTACTGGAAGAGTCCGCAGCATGAGGAAGTGGATTTTGTCGTCAAGGAGGGCCTGCAGGTAGCGAGATTGATCC
It encodes the following:
- a CDS encoding ATP-binding protein, whose product is MLRDIVLVQKREMEDRPQERYVERKVLVSWDLGDDLIKVITGPRRAGKSFYAVHLIQQTGSYGYVNFDDERLAAVGDYDEIIGAVNTVYGNPRYLLFDEIQNLPRWEMFVNRLQRQGFRLLITGSNANLLSSELATHLTGRHTARALFPFSFSEFLAASGDEAAERTAVEKMASLDAYAEQGGYPEPLLKKIDRRDYLRTLLQSTLYKDIVKRFKIRSVQGIEDLTLYLMSNIAREYSLNAVSGVTKCRSVHTVDKYIRYLHEAYLVFSIPRFSFKVKEQAGRNRKIYCTDNGLAASGGFRFSADRGALYENLVAVALKKEEIAGRISLFYWKSPQHEEVDFVVKEGLQVARLIQVCSDISNPKTLKREMRALVKASQELQCDELLLLNDRVDRTETFTWQGAERPIRLMPLWSFLEK